The following DNA comes from Frankia casuarinae.
GCTGATGGTCATCCTTGAATCAGTGATCATCTCGGTCTTCGGAGCCGTGCTGGGCGTCGTCGTCGGGAGCATCTTCGGCTGGGCGCTGACGAAGGCGCTGGCCTCCCTGGGAATCAGCACGTTCGCCTACCCGGTACGGACGATCCTGCTCGTGGTCCTCACCGGGGCGATCCTCGGCGTGCTCGCCGCTGTCTTCCCCGCCCGGCGCGCCGCTCGCATGGACGTCCTGCGCGCCATCTCCGCCGTCTGACCCACCCAACCCCACACCCCCTCCGACGCCGTTCGGGGGACCTACGCCCGGTCTTCGCCCCCAAAACCGTGCCTTACTCCCCCAACCTCGCATCCAGGACGGCTGGGGCGAAGGGGCGGGCTGAGGCGGGGGGTGGTGAGGGACTCCATGAGGTCCGGGGTGACGTCGTGCAGGCTCGCCAGGAGCGCCGCGAGCCCGGCGGGCACCGGCTCGCCGCGAGCCGCGACGCCCGAGGCCTCCAAGGCCTCCAAGGCCCCCGAGGCCCCCGAAGCCCCCGAAGCCCCCGAAGCCCCCGAAGCCCCCGAAGCGGCCAGGTCGAGCAGATCCGGCATGGACGGGATCATGATGGTCGCGCACCCGGCCGCCACCCCGGCGCGCGCTCCCGACGGGCTGTCCTCCAAGACGACGCAGCGAACCGGGTCGACGCCGAGCACCCGGGCGGCGGTCAGGTAGGGCTCCGGGTCCGGCTTGCGGCGAGTGACCTCATCGCCGGCGACCGTCACGGCGAAGAACTCGTCACCGATGACGTGCAGCACCGGCTCCATCAGGTCGCGGAAGGACGAGGAAACCAGCGCGGTCGGGACACCCGCCGCTCGCAGCGCGACGAGCAGCTCCACCGCCCCGGGCTGCGGGACGATCGCACCGGGCTCGCGGAACAGCTCGGCGGAGCGGCGCAGCAGGAACTCCGCCGTCGGCGCCACGTCGGACGCCGGCCGGCCGAGCATCGACACCATGAGCGGCACGGCGGTGTCGATGCCGTGGCCGATCATGGCTCGTTTCATCGCCGGGGTGAACTCGCCGCCCAGCCGCGCCGCCGCCTCGTGCTCGGCGATGGTCCAAATCGGCTCGGTGTCAACGAGCAGGCCATCCATGTCGAAGAAAACCGCCGCAAGGCTCCCCACGTCCACTCCTAGCTCAGGTAGCTCGGTAGCTCAGGGTCGTCCGGCCGCACGGTGCCCGGTTGACCGCACGGTGCCTACGTGGCCGCGAAGTACTTCGCCTCCGGGTGGCACAGGATGATCGCCGAGGTGGACTGCTCCGGCACGAGCTGGAACTCCTCGGCGCGCGACGGGCCGTCGCCGTCCTCGAAATTCACCGAGTCGAGGCAGAGGCTGGCCGCCTGCAACAGGGGGCCCATGGCGCCGTCGGCCACCAGCACACGCTCGGTCAGGACGGACACCAGATCACCGCGCACTGGCCAAGAGTACCGGGACGGGTTTCTCCTACCACCGGTACGGTTTACCCTCCCGTCCGGACGCCTCCGAGGATGTCGGCCACGGGCACGACGGTGATCACGGTACGGTGATCACAGCATGGTGATGATTGCGGGGTGGGAATGCCGGACGCGTCCCGGCGGGTTGCCCACGGCACGGTCGCGGGTGGCACGGTCGCGGGTGGCACGGTCGCGGATGGCACGGTCGGGGTGGCACAGCTGCGGGAACGGAGGCGTGACGTCGGACCGCGCGGGTGTGCTCGGCGCGGCGGTCCGCACAAACACGGGCTGGGGCACGCCGGTCCGGCGGCGGCCCTGGGCCGGGCCGTTCGCATTCCCGCGACGGCGGGTATCCGTTCAGAGCCGATACGGTGCAGCCACCGCATCGATCCGGAATGGATGTCCGATCCGCCCGGGTCTAGCGCCATCGAGAGACCGAGGAAAGGCGTTCCCACGAGAACATCGGCAGACTGGACCAGCGTAGGTTCCCCGTGGACGACCAGTGGTCGTCCGCGGGTCACCGGCTCACGGGCCATAAGGGAGGCTGACGTCACGCATGTCGGCTCTGGGCAGGAGTCGTCTCCGTGAGGACGTACCGTTGCACTGTCACGGGGGCAGTGGGCCGCCGCGGGGCGGCAGGAGGTGGTAGGTGATCGAGTTCTCCGGCGTCGGTCAACTACGGTCGCCGGTCGTAGTAGCCGCCTTCGAAGGGTGGAACGACGCGGCCGATGCCTCGTCCGCCGCCGTCGAGCATCTGGAGACCGCCTTCAAGGCCCGTGTCATCGGTGCTATCGACCCCGACGACTACTACGACTTCCAGGTGAACCGACCGACGGTGAGCGGGACCGACGGGGCCTCCCGGAAGATCTCGTGGCCGACCACCCGCCTGTCGGTGGCGCGGCCGCCGAAGTCCGAGACGGACCTGGTGCTGATCCGCGGGCTGGAACCGAACATGCGCTGGCGTGGGTTCACCGACGAGCTGATCGAGGCCGTCCACGCCCTCGGCAGCGACATGGTGATCTCCCTCGGGGCGCTGCTCGCTGACTCGCCGCACACCCGGCCGGTCCCGATCAGCGGAACCGCCGGGGACGCGGCGACGGCTGCCCGACTCGGGCTGGAGCCGTCCCGTTATGAGGGGCCGACCGGCATCGTCGGCGTCTTCGGGGAGGCATGCGCACGGGCCGAGCTCGCCTCGGTGTCGTTCTGGGCGGCGGTGCCGCACTACGTGGCTAACCCGCCCTGTCCCAAGGCGACCCTCGCGCTGCTGCGCCGAGTGGAGGACCTGCTGGACATCGAGATCCCGCTGGGTGACCTTCCCGAGCGGGCGAAGGCGTGGGAACGGCAGGTGGACGAGCTCGCCGCCGGGGACACCGAGGTCGCCGAGTACGTCCGTTCGCTGGAGTCACGCGAGCCCGAGACGGCGCTGCCCGAGGCCAGTGGGGACGCAATCGCCCGGGAGTTCGAACGGTACCTGCGCCGTCGCGGCCAGTAAAGGCCGGTAAGAGAGCCGGCTCGGTAGAAGAATCGGTAGAAGAAGGAAAGGGGGCGAGGGTACGCCCGGGCCGGGAGCCCAGGGCGCACTCCGCACCTCCACCGGGCCACCCTTCTCCTCGACGATCTCGCTACTCCTCGACGATCTCGGCGTCGATGATGTCCTCGTCGGCGCCACGGCGGAACGGCACGTTCGCCGAGTTCGTGACCGGTTCGCGCGGAGTGGGCGGGGTGTGGGATTCCGCGTCCGCGACGTCGGCCTGACGATGCCGGCCCGGGGAACGCCGCCCCGGGCCGGCGACGCGACCGGTCGCCCACGCGGTCTCGGAAAGATCCGACGCTCCCGCACCGCCCGCGGGGACCGCACCGCCCGCGGGAAAACCGGCAGGACCGGCTCCGCCCGGCGTCCCAGACGTGCCCGACGTCGTCGGCGCGGCCGCACCCGCCCGGGCCAGGTCGGTGACCGCCCGGTCCACCTCGTCGGAGGCCAGGACCCCCCGCAGGCGCAGCATCGCGCCGATGATCTCACCCTGCTGGTGACGCAGCGCCTCGAGCGAGGCGGTGCACCGGGCGATCTCCACCTCCAGCTCGGCATGCCGCTCCCGGGCGAGCCGGCGGCTCTCCTCCACGGCGTCGAGGAGGAGCTTCTCGGCCTGTTCCCGAGCCTCCCGCACGATCGGGTGGTTCGCCCCGGCGTCCTCGATCACCTCTTCCAGCGCCGCCTCCGCGATCTGGCGGGCGCCCGTGACGATCTCCTCGGCCTCCTGCTGGGCGATGGTCAGCATCTGGCCGATCCGACCGCCGGCCTGCGCGGCCAGGCCCTCGACGCCCATGTTCGCGCTGCGGGCCCGCTCGTGCTTCAGGGCGCTTTCGGCCGCGGCCGCGCGCGAGGTCACCTGGCTGGCGTAACGCCACAGCGTGGCCAGGTAGTCGTCGACCTGATGAGGGTCGTAGCCATGCGCGACCTCGTCGAAGGCGGGCCGTTCGGTCGCTGCCCCGGGATCCACCCGGCGATGGTGAGCTCCCATCCTCAGCTCCCTCTGGGTCTGACGGGTTCAAGGTCTACGCCCAGCAGTGTGTCAACGAGGCGCCGCACGAGTGCGGGCGCCTCCCCCCAGGCGGGCACGTCACCGCCAGAACCGCGAACCGGACCCCCCTGATGGGTGGGATCCGGGCCCGCACCGGCGGAGCCGCCCGCATCAGCGAGCGCGGCGCCGACCCAGGCGTCCACCGCGGCGACGGCACCCGGGGCGTCGAGGTCGTCGGCGAGCCGCTCACGCACGGCGGCGAGCAGTCCCATGGCGTCAGGCCCGGTGGGCAGGGCGACGGCGGCCCGCCACCGGTTCATCCGGTCCACGGCGTCGTCGAGCAGGCCCGGCGTCCACTCCCAGTCCTCGGTGTGCCGATGATCGAGCAGGGCCAGCCGCAGGGCCGCCGGATCCACCCCGGCCCGGCGCAGCCGGGAGACGAACTCCAGGTTGCCCCGCGACTTCGACATCTTGTGGCCGTCGAGGCTCACCATCGCGGTGTGCACGTAGCTGCGGGCGAACGGCCGGATGCCGGCGGCGACCTCGGCGTGCGCCGCGCTGCACTCGTGGTGCGGAAAGCTCAGGTCGGTTCCGCCACCCTGGATGTCGATGACCCCGCCGAGATAGTGGCGGGCGATGGCGGAGCACTCGATGTGCCAGCCGGGCCGGCCGGGGCCGAACGGCGAGGGCCAGGACGGCTCGCCGGGGCGGTGGGCGCGCCACAGCAGCGGATCGAGGGGGTCCTTCTTGCCGGTCCGGCGCGGGTCACCCCCGCGCTCGGCGCAGATCGCCAGCATCTCGGCCCGGCTGAGATGCGAGATCTCCCCGAAGGCGGGTGCGGTGGCGATCGAGAAGTACAGGTCGTCGTCGACCTGGTAGGCCGCGCCCCGGTCGACGAGCTCCACCACCATGTCGACGATCATCGGGATGGCCTCGACCACCCCGACGTAGGCGTCCGGCGCCAACATCCGCAGCGCGGTCATGTCCTCGCGGAACAGGTCGATCTCCCGGTCGGCGAGGGCCCGCCAGTCCAGCCCGTCACGGGTGGCTCGCTCAAGCAACGGGTCATCGACATCCGTTACGTTCTGTACATAGTGGACGTGATGCCCGGCGTCTCGCAGCACACGCTGCGCGAGGTCGTAGGTGAGGTAGGTGAAGGCATGCCCCAGATGCGTCGCATCATAGGGCGTGATGCCACACACATACAGCCTTGCGGTGACGGCCGGCGCCAACTCGCGTACGCTCGACGTGGCCGTGTCGAAGATCCTCAGTGGCTTCCCGTGACCGGGAAGAGAACGTATCGGAGGAGATGGCCACGCCTGCATGCGTGTCAGAGTAACCGCGAACCGACTCTCCGGCGGGCACAAGGAGAGTAACCGCAGCGTAGCCGACAGCATCCCAAGCCGATCCACCTCGGGTCACCGACGGTGACATCCCATGTTCTCCCGCACCTGTATCCGCACCGGTGACCCGCCCAGAACCGGAACCCGCTCAGAACCGGAACCCGCTCAGAACCGGAACCCGCTCAGAACGGCGGCCAGGGGATCGCCGGCCAGTCCCCCGAGGGCAACGGGAACCGGCCCTCGGCCAGAAGCCCGTCGACCCGCACGGTGAGGGCGTCGACCTCGGTGACCGTGAGCAGCTCCTCGAGCCGGTCCCGGAAGGGGCCCGCGAGCGCCTCACGCAGGTCGTCGAGCAAGGCGGTCTCCTCGGCGTCGAGCCGCCTTCCCCGCCAGGTCCACAGCAGGGTGCGCAGCTTGCCGTCCGTGTGGAAGGTCACACCGTGATCGATGCCGTGAATCCGGCCGGAGGGCGCCGGCAGCAGGTGCCCACCCTTGCGGTCGGCGTTGTTGATGACGACGTCGAACAGGGCGATCCGGCGCAGCTGGGAGTCGTCGGACCGGGTCAGCGCCACCAGGTCCACGGTGACGTCGGTGTCGATCCACAGCTGCACCATGCCCTCGCCGAACGGGCCGTCACGCAGAATGGTGGGCGGGACGATGCCAAGCCCGAGCTGCTCGGAGACCTCGTAGGCGGCCAGCTCGCGGGCGGCGAGGGTGCCGTCCGGGAAGTCCCACAGGGCGCGTTCGCCGCGGACCGGCTTGTAGACGCAGCGGCCGGTCACCCCGTCGGCGCAGATGTCGCAGCAGAGCGTCGTGTTGCTCGCGTCGACCAGCCGGGCGGTGATCTCGAGGTCACCGCGGCGAAGGAGGTCGAGGGCGGCGGGGGCGTCGAGGCCACCCCCGTCGATCGGATGCAGTGGCGGTCGCCACCCCGGAGTGGAACTCGCCGCGGAGACGCCCATCACCTCAGTCTGTCCGGTCCGGCAGGGTGATGTCACCGGACCGGACGGTGAGCGACATCTCTCCCACACCGTCCGGCCTACCGGACCACACCGCTATCACGAACCGCACCGCTACCACGAACCGCACCGCTACCACGAACCGCACCGCTATCACGAACCGCACCGCTACCACGAACCGCACCGCTACCACGAACCGCACCGCTACCACGAACCGCACCGCTACCACGAACCGCGCACCCGCGGCGGGCGGGCCCGGCGCCCCTCGCCGGCCGCATCAACGCAGATGACCGTTCTGGCGCGGGCAGACGTGACCGTCGTCCAACGGCTGCCCGCACAACGGGCAGGAGGGCCGGCCCGCGGCCAGGACCCGCGCCGCGCGCTGCACGAACGAGCGCGCCTGCTCGGACCCCAGCAGGACCCGGACGGCGTCCGGCCCGTCGGGATCGTCGGAGAATCCGACGATCGAGTCGGCCAGGCCCGTCGCCTGCGCCTCGATGACGACCCGTCCGCCACGCGGATCCCAGCCGAGCGCGATCGTCGCGGCCTGGAACTCCTCGTCGATCGGCAGATCGAGCGGGGACAGGTCGGGGTCGGCCGGGGCGGGCTCGGGCGCCGGCGTCGCGCCGCGGCGGCCCAACTCGTCGAGCAGCTCGGTCAGCTGTTCGGCAAGCAATGCGACCTGTGCCTTCTCCACCGCGACGGTGACGACCCGCGCCCCGTCGCGGGCCTGCAGGTAGAACGATCGGGCGCCGGGAAGGCCTACGGTGCCCACAACGAACCGCTGCGGCGGGTCGAAGACGTGTATCCGGCGCGGCATGCCCGATCAGCCCGTTCCACCACCGGCGCTGGGACGGAAACCGCCGGCACCGCCACCGATCACCTCGTCCACGTCGAGCCCGCTGGACCCCGGCGACTCCGGCGGCTCCGGCGACTTCCGGGACCCGGGAGACGACGCCGCGGCGTCGGCGGCCCCGGCGGAGCCCTCTGCCCGGGGTAGCGGCGGTGGGAGGAGCTCGACGACGTCCCCGCCGGTGTCGTTGATGCGCCGGACGAAGGGGCGGCGCTCGTTGTAGCGGATCACGGTCAGGGAACAGGGATCGACGGTGATCCGGTGGTACATGTCCAGATGCATGCCCAGGGCGTCGGCGACCACCGTGCGGATCACGTCGCCGTGCGAGCACAGCAACCAGGTGGCGTCCGGGCCCAGCCGCTCGTTCCACTCCCGCACGGCGCTCACCCCACGGGCCTGCGTGTCCCGTAGTGCCTCACCCTCGGGACCGGGGAAGACGACCGCGCTGGGATGGCTCTGCACCACCGCCCAGAGCGGATCCTTCGCCAGGGTCGCCAGTTCCTGCCCGGTCCAGTCACCGTACCGGCACTCACCGAGCCGCTCGTCGATCTCGACCTGCCGCGGACCGCCCGGGCTGGCCTCGCTGACCGGACGGCGTCCGGCGATCGCCGCGGCCGTCTGGCGGCAGCGGTCGAGCGGGCTGCTGACGATCGCCGCCAGCGGGATGTCCGCGAGGCGTCGCGCCAGGTCCGACGCCTGGCGGCGGCCACGGTCGTCCAACCCCACGCCGGGCGTCCAACCAAGCAGGATCTTGCCGGTCACGGCGGTCAGGCCGTGGCGGACCAGCAGGACTGTGGTCAACCGGTCCGTCCCTTCTGTTGCTGACGCTCACTGTCTCCGCCGGGCCGGACGCACGGGTGGGCCCGGACGCACGGGTGGGCCCGGACGCGCATCGGTCGGAACACGCGACATCGCCTTCCTACAGCCATGCCGCCACAGCGCCGTCCCGGATACCACGCTACCCAGCGGGCTACAACAGCGGCGGAACGGTTCGTCGTTACGCTTCCCGGCATGCCGGACGAGTACACGACCGCTTCCACCACGGAGCCCGACGCGGTCGGCCCGCAGGCACGAGCGGACCCGCAGCCAGCGGACCCCGAGGAGGTCTTCGCCGCGTTCTGCGGGGCGGGGCTGTGGCCGGGGCTGGGCCGCACGACGGCCGGCCGGCTGCCCGCGGCCGGGATCACCCGGCCCGACCACGTCGACGTCGGCCGGTTGGGCACCGTCGAGGGGGTCACCGGGCCGCGGGCCCGGCGGCTCGCCGACAGCTTCCGCGCCGTGGCGGGCACGTACGCGGTCGTCGAACTGCTCGTCGCCGCGGATCTTCCGGCCCGGCTCGCGCGCGGGGTGACCGACCTGCTGGGACCCGCGTCCGCCGACCTCCTGCGGGCCGATCCGTGGATGCTGCTGACCGCCGCCGACACCGAGATCGCCCAGGCCGACCGGTTCGCCCGCCGCCGCGGTCTGCAGCGCGACGATCCGCGCCGGGGCCCGGCGGTACTCACCCATCTGCTCGGCCGGGCCGCCTCCCGGGCCGGGGACACCGCGGGCCCCGTGCAGGCGGTGCTGCGTGCCGCCGCGCGCGAGGGGGTGGCCGATCCGAGCGCGGCGCTGACCGTGGCGCTCGACGACGGGCGGATCATCACCGTCGGCGACCGGATCGCGCTGGAGCGGTACGCGATGGCCGAG
Coding sequences within:
- a CDS encoding histidine phosphatase family protein, which produces MTTVLLVRHGLTAVTGKILLGWTPGVGLDDRGRRQASDLARRLADIPLAAIVSSPLDRCRQTAAAIAGRRPVSEASPGGPRQVEIDERLGECRYGDWTGQELATLAKDPLWAVVQSHPSAVVFPGPEGEALRDTQARGVSAVREWNERLGPDATWLLCSHGDVIRTVVADALGMHLDMYHRITVDPCSLTVIRYNERRPFVRRINDTGGDVVELLPPPLPRAEGSAGAADAAASSPGSRKSPEPPESPGSSGLDVDEVIGGGAGGFRPSAGGGTG
- a CDS encoding PAC2 family protein: MIEFSGVGQLRSPVVVAAFEGWNDAADASSAAVEHLETAFKARVIGAIDPDDYYDFQVNRPTVSGTDGASRKISWPTTRLSVARPPKSETDLVLIRGLEPNMRWRGFTDELIEAVHALGSDMVISLGALLADSPHTRPVPISGTAGDAATAARLGLEPSRYEGPTGIVGVFGEACARAELASVSFWAAVPHYVANPPCPKATLALLRRVEDLLDIEIPLGDLPERAKAWERQVDELAAGDTEVAEYVRSLESREPETALPEASGDAIAREFERYLRRRGQ
- a CDS encoding HAD family hydrolase encodes the protein MDGLLVDTEPIWTIAEHEAAARLGGEFTPAMKRAMIGHGIDTAVPLMVSMLGRPASDVAPTAEFLLRRSAELFREPGAIVPQPGAVELLVALRAAGVPTALVSSSFRDLMEPVLHVIGDEFFAVTVAGDEVTRRKPDPEPYLTAARVLGVDPVRCVVLEDSPSGARAGVAAGCATIMIPSMPDLLDLAASGASGASGASGASGASGALEALEASGVAARGEPVPAGLAALLASLHDVTPDLMESLTTPRLSPPLRPSRPGCEVGGVRHGFGGEDRA
- a CDS encoding SCO1664 family protein — its product is MGVSAASSTPGWRPPLHPIDGGGLDAPAALDLLRRGDLEITARLVDASNTTLCCDICADGVTGRCVYKPVRGERALWDFPDGTLAARELAAYEVSEQLGLGIVPPTILRDGPFGEGMVQLWIDTDVTVDLVALTRSDDSQLRRIALFDVVINNADRKGGHLLPAPSGRIHGIDHGVTFHTDGKLRTLLWTWRGRRLDAEETALLDDLREALAGPFRDRLEELLTVTEVDALTVRVDGLLAEGRFPLPSGDWPAIPWPPF
- a CDS encoding DUF3090 domain-containing protein; this translates as MPRRIHVFDPPQRFVVGTVGLPGARSFYLQARDGARVVTVAVEKAQVALLAEQLTELLDELGRRGATPAPEPAPADPDLSPLDLPIDEEFQAATIALGWDPRGGRVVIEAQATGLADSIVGFSDDPDGPDAVRVLLGSEQARSFVQRAARVLAAGRPSCPLCGQPLDDGHVCPRQNGHLR
- the mshC gene encoding cysteine--1-D-myo-inosityl 2-amino-2-deoxy-alpha-D-glucopyranoside ligase translates to MQAWPSPPIRSLPGHGKPLRIFDTATSSVRELAPAVTARLYVCGITPYDATHLGHAFTYLTYDLAQRVLRDAGHHVHYVQNVTDVDDPLLERATRDGLDWRALADREIDLFREDMTALRMLAPDAYVGVVEAIPMIVDMVVELVDRGAAYQVDDDLYFSIATAPAFGEISHLSRAEMLAICAERGGDPRRTGKKDPLDPLLWRAHRPGEPSWPSPFGPGRPGWHIECSAIARHYLGGVIDIQGGGTDLSFPHHECSAAHAEVAAGIRPFARSYVHTAMVSLDGHKMSKSRGNLEFVSRLRRAGVDPAALRLALLDHRHTEDWEWTPGLLDDAVDRMNRWRAAVALPTGPDAMGLLAAVRERLADDLDAPGAVAAVDAWVGAALADAGGSAGAGPDPTHQGGPVRGSGGDVPAWGEAPALVRRLVDTLLGVDLEPVRPRGS
- a CDS encoding DivIVA domain-containing protein; the encoded protein is MGAHHRRVDPGAATERPAFDEVAHGYDPHQVDDYLATLWRYASQVTSRAAAAESALKHERARSANMGVEGLAAQAGGRIGQMLTIAQQEAEEIVTGARQIAEAALEEVIEDAGANHPIVREAREQAEKLLLDAVEESRRLARERHAELEVEIARCTASLEALRHQQGEIIGAMLRLRGVLASDEVDRAVTDLARAGAAAPTTSGTSGTPGGAGPAGFPAGGAVPAGGAGASDLSETAWATGRVAGPGRRSPGRHRQADVADAESHTPPTPREPVTNSANVPFRRGADEDIIDAEIVEE